ATTATTAATGAGAGAAGCCAAGCGACTCCCATTAACACCAACGTATTGCCCACTGTTGGCCAGAGAATATCCCCTACCGGCATATTGTTCTTGAAGGTATGACCCAGGTCTCCTTGTAGCATGTTCCCCAGCCAGCGAAAGTATTGAATATGTATAGGCTGGTCAAGGCCCAGATTATGAGCTTGTACTTTAAGAGCTTCCGGAGACAGGCCTGGTGAGAGCATCATTTGTGTAGGGCCGCCAGGTGCCGCATGAATAAGTCCAAAGGCGACCAATGTGATTAGAAACAATACCAGGACAGATTGAAGTAAACGCCGAACCAAATACTCTGTCATGTCTTTCCTCCTCAAGTTTTGGAGGTTACACACCTTCGCCACCCCCAAGTATGGAAAATAGAGGAAGGAGATTTGTTCTCCTCCCTCTCCATACTGACGCTGATGACGTAACCTATTCTAAATTATTCGACCCACCATTTGATGATATGGTAGAAGTATCCGTATGCTCTAGTCGGCTCCGGACCATCCTCTTCTGGGAATTTAACTTTCGGGCCGATCGCTTGAGGCGTCCCATATTGGTACATGAAGATATATGGTAAATCCGTGGATAATTCATTTGCTGCATCAGCGTAAATTGCCTTACGTTCATTCTGGTCTACAGTCGAGTAACCATCGATCCACAATTGATCCAGCTTCTCGTTCTTGTACCATCCCATATTTTGCCCAGCTTCTGGGAAGTAATGGGAGGAGAAGATGCTCTCTTGGTTAGGGTCTGGATTGCTCAGGGACCAGCCAAGCAGAACAGTCTCATACTTACCTGGGTTAAGGTTCTGCTCTACCCAAGCGGAGAAATCAATCGCCTTAGGAATAAGTTCAATTCCAACTTCCTTGAGGTTTTGCTGCGCAATTGCTGAAATTTGTTCCCGGCGGCTGTTGCCAGCATTATATTGCAATTCAAATGAGAAACGCTTCCCATCTTTCTCCAAAATTCCATCCTTGCTATTTGCCACCCAGCCATCTTCGGCAAGCAGCTTCTTAGCAGCTTCCACATCGTAAGCATAGTTCACTGCCTTATCCCCTGGATCTGCCCAGGATCCTGGCAGGAACGGTGCATTCATCAGAATACCGGTACCCTTCAAGACGTTATCAACCATGCCCTGACGGTTCAATGCATGAGCGATTGCCTGTCTTGCCTTCTGACTAGCAAATGGAATGAATTTATCTTTGAAGTTGTTCGGATCAAAGTTAAAAGAGATAAATTCATAGGATGCTCCCGGCTTATTCGAAATTGTAATGCCTTTTTGATTCTTGACAGCATCCAATTGAGTTAATGGAACGGATTGAACACTATCTACATCGCCTTTCAACAAGGCCTGAACTTCTGTATTTTGATCCGCATAAACTTTATAAATAACCTTACCGATGTGCGGCTTCACTTCACCCCAATAGTTCGAATCTGCTTCGAACGTTAAGTACTGCTTCTGCTTCCATTCTGTCCATTTCCAAGGACCGTTCGATACGGTCTGGGCAGGATCAACACCAAATTTGCTGTTCTTCAATTCCTTTGGATCAACATCCTTCAAGATGTGAGCCGGAGCAATTGTAGAGTTAAGGGTATATCCAAATGGAGCATATACATCCTTCAATGTAATCTTAACCGTCTGGTCATCAATCTTTTCGAGTTTATCAACCTTATCGTACTCACTAATTCCAGGTGCGCCAACTTCAGGATTAGTTATTGTATTAATGGTAAAGATAATATCGTCCACCGTTACTGGCTGACCGTCACTCCATTTCGGAGTTGATTTTAATTTCACGGTATACGTCTTACCGTCTTCTGATATATCCGGAAGGCTCTCTGCCAGGGACCAAGGTTCAACCACGAGGTTACCCGCACGATCCAGATCATAGATCTTGGCAAAGGCAAACAATTCAGCATCCCCTGATGCAGTGTCACTTACAAAAATAGGGTTAATGCTTACGATATCCGATGGGCTACTGAACGTAAACGTCCCGCCATCTTTAGGCGTGCCTGTATCACTAGTATTCTGTTCATCACCTTGCTTGTTATTATCCGTCTGCTGATTCGTATTCTGCGGCTTGTCATTCCCGCCCGCGGAATCTGTCTTCGAGCCTCCGCATCCTGCCAGCAATGCACCCAGCAGCGAGAGTACCATGAACAAAGACATCCAATACCTTTTTTTCGTCATTCTTACATTCCTCCCCGTAATTGAATAATTTTCACACTACACCCATGATCAAACTGCTTCCGATTATCTGTGTACCCTTTTCAGCCCCTTCTGATAGAATCATTGCCCCTTTGATGGTTATACAATGAAGAAATATATTATAAAATAATATATCCAATAAATAACATAGATTAACTTGGTTTTATATTTCCAGAAAAAACAGCTGCATGATACTATTCTTAAAAATGAAGTAGTTAAATCGTGAAACGATTAATCATTCAAGTAAAAAATGCGGGTATAGTCAAAGATGCTTGGAAAGAGAGAAATTCGTGGATGGAACTGATGCATAAATAAACCAAAGGTCAATTGAAAATGCAGTAGATTCTTAGAAGGTAATGTAACTTTTTTTAATTTAGTTAATAATATAACCTAATTCCCCTAATATTCCAAGTACTTTATTATATTTTTTAACGTTTCATTTTTAAACCAACGGGAAATATTAACTTAAGGTATAGTTTGATGTTCTGGAAATGATAGAAAAGCAACTCTGGGCAGAGATCTCCATATTTTTTGACGTTAAAAACAAGCTAGGAAAGTCCTTTTTTTTCACCTCAATCTATGCATATTTCTTGTCGATCTGTAAATAAACTTATAAAATTTCTATTTAAGAAAAAACAGCCTTACTCCAGAAAATTCTGGAATAAGGCTGTTCGTTTTCTCTTGAAACTCTCACATTACTCCGTAGTGTACGGAAGCAATGCTACTTGACGGGAGCGTTTGATCGCAACTGTCAAGAGACGTTGGTATTTTGCACTAGTGCCGGTTACACGGCGTGGCAAAATCTTACCACGTTCACTGATGAATTTCTTCAACAGCTCAGTATCTTTATAGTCAATGTGAGTAATTTTATTCACAGTGAAGAAGCACACTTTACGACGTTTGTTAC
The window above is part of the Paenibacillus lutimineralis genome. Proteins encoded here:
- a CDS encoding ABC transporter substrate-binding protein, encoding MTKKRYWMSLFMVLSLLGALLAGCGGSKTDSAGGNDKPQNTNQQTDNNKQGDEQNTSDTGTPKDGGTFTFSSPSDIVSINPIFVSDTASGDAELFAFAKIYDLDRAGNLVVEPWSLAESLPDISEDGKTYTVKLKSTPKWSDGQPVTVDDIIFTINTITNPEVGAPGISEYDKVDKLEKIDDQTVKITLKDVYAPFGYTLNSTIAPAHILKDVDPKELKNSKFGVDPAQTVSNGPWKWTEWKQKQYLTFEADSNYWGEVKPHIGKVIYKVYADQNTEVQALLKGDVDSVQSVPLTQLDAVKNQKGITISNKPGASYEFISFNFDPNNFKDKFIPFASQKARQAIAHALNRQGMVDNVLKGTGILMNAPFLPGSWADPGDKAVNYAYDVEAAKKLLAEDGWVANSKDGILEKDGKRFSFELQYNAGNSRREQISAIAQQNLKEVGIELIPKAIDFSAWVEQNLNPGKYETVLLGWSLSNPDPNQESIFSSHYFPEAGQNMGWYKNEKLDQLWIDGYSTVDQNERKAIYADAANELSTDLPYIFMYQYGTPQAIGPKVKFPEEDGPEPTRAYGYFYHIIKWWVE
- the rpsR gene encoding 30S ribosomal protein S18; translation: MSFKQREGGDDKRPARRGGRNKRRKVCFFTVNKITHIDYKDTELLKKFISERGKILPRRVTGTSAKYQRLLTVAIKRSRQVALLPYTTE